In Pygocentrus nattereri isolate fPygNat1 chromosome 19, fPygNat1.pri, whole genome shotgun sequence, the sequence AATGTGATGACAACCTTAGAAAACAGCCTTTGTTAAAGGACTTAACAGAGCAGGAATTTTCAACTAAAGCTTGTGAAGGTTACTTCAAAGTTCttaaacaacacttaaagaacacttaaacaacacaatataattccaagtaaatcaaacttctgtgaaatcaaactgtccacttaggaagcaaaacTGAtagacaatcaatttcacaactgttgtgcaaatggaatagacaacaggtggaaatcattggcaattaggaagacacactcaataaaggagtggttctgcaggtggggaccacttctcagtacctttctgctttctggctgatgttttggtcacttttgaatgttggtggtgctttcacactcgtggtagcatgagacggactctacaacccacacaagtggctcaggtagtgcagctcatcaatgcgagctgtggcaagaaggtttgctgtgtctgtcagcgtagtgtccagaggctggaggcgctaccaggagacagaccagtacaccagtagatgtggaggaggccgtaggagggcaacaacccagcagcaggaccgctacctccgcctttgtgcaaggaggtaaattgtttcaaaatttgcttagatgcctaaaactttcccaCAGTACTGTAAACACTTTAAAATTGTATGGCCATTGGTTAGTGcttgtaaaaatataataaaaaaataagtgtttaaaaaattaaagtgTTTACAACTTTGACTCATCCACAGACGAAAAAGTCctgttttttaataataataataattacagcgGCTACTTTTAATAAGGATTCCACACTTTCCTGATGAAATTTTGCTGTCACAACCCTTCAAGTGGACCTTTCATGTTGAGCTctgggtttattttatttgtcccCAGAGCTGAATTTTGTCAGCAGGTTTATTTTAAGTGACTTTTCTTTCACAGCGCTGCTATATTGAGTGTCTTGGAATGCATTGCTTGAAATCACTGTACTGTTTTACTGGCCAATTCCCAACATAGTGAACATCAATTTTTCATGATCGGGAATAGTGAGGGAAAGAGCAAGTGTCAAAcaatctttatttcttttttcctttgcaCTCATGTTTTCAGAACTGCCTGTCAACAGTGTAATATCCAAACCCTTGAGTGCTGcctacaaaaaaataatatatgcaTTAAAAAAGGATGCAAATATTGTGTATGCACTGAACAAAGAGTGAAACATTGTATGAATTAGTATTACTCTGAAATTAGGATGAAATGCACATTGCATTGTAATAGTGTTTGTGGTGTAGATGTCTAGCTAGCATACTATCAGTCTAATGAGCTATGGCACATCTGTTTCTACACACAGTTTCCATGTATGTGATCTAATTAATGTAAACCACATTCAAGTTTCCATTTACATTGCGCATCCCAGGCAGTGTGAGTACTGATGCATTTTGTGTGCGACTCCCCGAGTATTCGTCATGTAAACATGTACGTTACTGCCCCATAAAGGCAGCACGTTCATTTCTGTCTTCACTCGCTCTTCTTCTCATCCACTCCGCTCTCGGCCTTGAGAGCCTGACTGCTGGCGCTCATAAAGTTGATCCAGTGCTGCAATTCTTCAGGAAACTCAGGAACTTCaacctgaaaaataaatgaaaagatggTGGCAACCTGCACGCAGCATTAATGCATCAAGGTGTTCATTTCGTTTTGTGATTAAATTTTTAAGacataagaaaaagaaactgaatATAAATATTACTACCTTACTGCACATTCCTATATATATCCCTATATTATTTACCAAAGcagcagcaataataataatgatgataataataataacaacaacaacaacaacaacaacaacaagaaagaAGGCATCCAATGTGTTAACCATGACACTGATAGTTGGTCTGTTCAAGGCTGACCAGATTATAGATTCCATATTTAGGTATAGAGGGttttacacatacatacatacatacatgcatacatgcatacatgcataGAGCATTAATTTCAGTTAAGGGATCTACTGAAAATGTACTTAAAATTAATACTGCATTAGATGATGCGGTATCCATATACAGAAATGTATTCTATTATAATTACAATGCTTTATATGTGTTACATATGAATATTTGTGTGTGCTGCAAAGATGATCAGGGACACATCATAAAACCTTATAATTATTACTTTAGAAATATTTGTTTCCCTGCAGCCTTCAAGTCAAACTTGGAGTGGATTTCTGCTGGGGCATTTTGCTGAATCACTAGGTATTTAAATGAATCAACGCTTTCTGAAGCGTCAGCCTAAGGGTGGCGAATCAGCACTATTGATTTTTGAACATTAAAGtatgctttcattttttgccATAATAAAATTGTCAGGCTATTTTTTCCCAAGCattaaggcagaaaaagcttaAACCTTTTATATGGACCAAgagccaaaaagacaaaacaatacacaaatgAAGGAGACATGGTTGTGAGGCCAAATCAAACAGGGCCAGCCCTGTTCCTCTAGTCACACTGGCATATTccatgtactttttaaaaacaattctgaccaaaataattgaataaaatcaaataagtGGTGATTTCTGAAatttcataatgcactgaaTCTACGGGCATCAAAATTACTTAattcaactcaaaaaaaaataaatcacgtTTGTGTGATAACCCTGATTTTAAATTCTCCGACTGTTCTTTATTACAGTAAGAAacacttatttatatatatttatttacacatttttaatagTCTTTTTAAgagcttctttgtttttacaAGTATAATGAAATTTTTCAAAGGATATGTGTGGTTTgttactgttcatttaaaaGGGCCCTCTggttaaaatgaaaactgtaacCATTGCTACATGTGATGTTTAACATGCTTACTGCCTTAACAAGgcagccttaacaagcttctgctagtccagaacgctgcagccagagtccttacaagaaccagaaagttcgaccatattaatccagttttatcaaccctgcactggttaccagttaaattttgcattgattataaaattctgttactgacttataaagctctaaacagactcgcccctcagtacctgagtgagcttctctcctactatgaaccatcgcGCCTACCTAGATCACAAGGCGCTGGCTTACTATTGGTACCTAGacttaataaagttacatcaggggggagagctttctcatacaaagccccccagctctggaataaatcttcctgttaatattcgggaatcagacacagcctcagtctttaagtctaggctaaaaacttatttgtacagtcaagcatttggtgattagtcttccctgtcaggtctgaacctgctggagtctctgctgctctgttttattgtaatctgtggtcagccactctttacagaactgactgtttttctttcctgtctctgccgagctgatcagctgcccatcctgtgcgtctgatgctgttgcctcttctgccttgattggtgccgctgctcaccagccttctggaccggtttgaccaccactgagcttcttgctttacagcgctgtgcagtcctcaccctcagatctgttcttttcccactttactataatacttcatactaataatgttcgctgtccggtgtcaaccataggaggatgggttccccttctgagtcttggttcctctcaaggcgtcttcctcttttagggagtttttccttgccaccgtcgccgctggcttgctcatgggggctcggacctggattttctttcttcgtttctcttctctctgtaatactgattgttttgtaaagctgctttgtgacaacacctgttgtaaaaagcgctatataaataaattttgcttgcttgcttactCGCATCCTACAGAGATGCCGTAGCAGTCTGTAGACAGAGATATCTGGGTTTTAAGACTAAGAAAACCTTCTGTGTGTTAATTTTTTCTAGAGGGTGAATGTTGAATGAAGGCAGATGGTTAATGTTACAGCTAAGAAGCTGAATATCTTATTGCAGCCATGTAACTGTAGTAACTGTCATGAAATCATCATTACAGTGGAGAAAATTAATTATTCAAAGGCCAGAAGACGACAGAAGAGGAGGACAACGAGCTAATAGCTAAAGTTTGCAAGGCAGCTGGTTAGCTAGATATcttacctcagtttggcttcttttctctggctgaaCGATAAAGAAACTTGTCTCTGGTGTCCactttgtgctgaataaagatagaatcactgttttctttacaatttTGCTTGCTGACTGAGGTAGGAGTtacactaatgctagcttgATTGCATTTATAAGcctatagatcagtggctaTGCTAGTAGTCATGGCTGGTTGACACCACATGGATTCCTAAAGGTTGAatcatgtatgtgtgtaatgcatgctgagTAGTGCAAGAACACTGATGAAGAGAAACGGGACAATGATATGATTGTTGTGAGATTAAGAATTTACTCACTTTCCTCTGGCAGAGGTGCTGTAGGATTTTGTCTGGGCTGCTCCGCAGTACGCTCTGTTTGCAGAACATAATCGCGGCCACCATGCCGTCTTTACAGGACACGAAGCGCTGCTCCAGATAGAACGCCTTCTCGTCCCACGTGACAATCCGGCTGCGTAGCTCGAACGCTTCACCAATGCACACTGGTCGTCTGTAGCGGATTGTGGTCGCTGCGACTACCGCAGTGGCCCCCAGAGCCCTCATCGTCTTGAGTACCCCATTGCGGGCATACAGGGAGATGCGGGCAAAGTCACATTCGCGCAGGTAGCGGGCGTTGTTCATGTGGCACAGGTCAATGTCATTGAGGAGGACACGGCCCCCCAAAGTCTGCTCCCCTGTCACATCAAACACAGGAGACAGCCACCAGGCCCGGACAAGCAAAGACAGAATTCGCAGATAGTACCAAACATCCACGCTGCAGAAGAGCACCAGCAAAACAGCTAACACTAATAACAGCATGTCCTCCCTGCAACAGAGAAATACAAAGCAACAATATtaaagtctttttaaaaaagctaaaaaatcgttgatcagccaagacatttgatgtctgatgtttgcttctttaggctGACTGACAACTTTAGCTGCTTGAAACCTTTCTGAAACTAAGCTGCCTAATGTAAAGCCTCCTGCAGCTGACTTGAAATTGTACTGCAACAGCTGCAAGTGTCTCAACTTTGTGGAACAAATTTCATGAAACTTCACGATTACTCATCAAGTGATCATATCAAACGAATTAATTCATGTGATTTTAACAGGGGCAACGCACAAGAACAGACCACTGTTTACGGAGAAGTTGAAAATGAGCTTCCGATTAACTTTATGCAAACAAACATGAGTTTCTTGAAGCTAACATTTCTGTAAACAGCTGGCTTAACTACAGCTCCTTAAACAGCTGCTTGTGCCActgtttattgtactgtagtcTCTTGTTATCGTGATCTACATTGTACTTTTGCTCAGAGATCAGATTCCTTCAAGATGCAAATGATAGAAAAATACTGATGAATCTCAACGAATCTGCACTGCTTATAGGAGAGGACGAGCGAGACAAGTACAACTGTAACAGCTCATTCGTTGAAAGgttcttaaactccttggaaccaccggtggttccaaaatgcactgtcatattcttcataactttcagatttcataagctacattcaaaaggtgggtgtcatatgaggctgtaacctTCTTCCTGCCAGTCAAATAGATGTgggatgtcattttaaacccttataataaaagaagctgaactcacaattgtttttttctactgaaagtcgacccattttcccACAAATCTGTAAACAGACTATGAGcagatggcatctcttcagtcatctgctctgtaaaaattatttcttataaaataatacaaagagcatctaagatttttggctttcagagGTAAATTGTAAGCACACaacaatatgtgtgatcataaaacacattttctgtcattttttgtgGGAAcctttgcaaaaataaaaaatgagcatttacttcatgcagttactgagtaatttgccttatgatttagtcatgtaaattcagactGACATACCAAaacataccctggagaatacTTCAAAGAgtaaagaaccacagagagagaaagacagatataTAGAAAAGAACAGCAGTGAGGAAGCACAGATTGTAAGGTGATAAGGCAAAGAGGGGGAGTAACACATGCATAACACATTCCAGCTACAAAATATCCCAACACAAGCAGAACAAAGTGAACCGAACTGATTTGCGCCTTTTATGCCTCCGAAGCCAAAACGCAACCTGGAGATGAACGAGGTTGAGAAATACAGATACTTTCTATTTTGCTAAGAACTTGCAGAATGATGTAAAATTGTGAAGGGAGTGCCTTTAAACTCTACACTTGCCAAAGCTCTGTGGTCCTGTTCACATGCAGTATGTGTACACATCTCTTTGCCTTCCCTCACTCTTCGCTGTCACATTAGCTGTTGTCTAATGATTACATCACTGTCCATCTCACACAGGACTTCTTTAAGTCATTAACAACTGAAACAGCTAAGCCTCCTGGTTACTGCGGAGCTAGAATGAAAGCTTGGCGATTAACTTGCTTCCGTGCCATCAACTGCTTCCAATCAAGCTCCCAACCTGGAAATTCACTTTCGACTGTAACAATTGGAGTTAAACTCTAAAAACCATGTATTGCAAAACTGGCCCGAGGGAATCTTCTGCCAATTAGTACTGTACAAACAGCATTCCTCATTCAACACAGATTTGTCTCGTGCCAATTTTACTACATTTccgcataattaaatggttacgatcaagtcattcagagtggcttgatgtgaaatacgCCGTTCTAGAAAAACTGAGTCAGTTTGTTCAGTGGTAGTGAAACATCTGAACGGTTAAAagctctaaaagctctctcacaaAAAGTTGTTAGATGAAATTGTTAGAAATATACCGCCTGCAGTCTGAGACACTTTCACAATAGGTTTGAAATCAGGTTATGTTCTACAGTCCCTATTATTTCagttatttagatttttttttagtttctcttttttcttttagttaATTTACACCCAACATCAaacaacaaatacataaataaataaacaattttcaatggtaaataaaatggctacatttgagCTGCACCcatcgtgacccctggttcctttcaccaccactataaaggaATCTCACATTAAccattttgaatgactttgcttagaTCTCAATGACTGTTCAAAATTTCTGGACAAGtcaatcagtggaattcccctttaagtaatctgacttgcttatgtggttatTGACACTATATGGCATGCTGttaacagacaaaacagaaacataGTAGTAAATAAGAATATTTAACAATTCCACAAAGTTTGAGTCAAAAATATGATTattggtctcactttatttggatagtaatataataaaatataataaaactatAATCCCCtacagattatctacagatgttcaaattgttaacaaccTATCTGTTGAAACTCTAAACAgaggtggggttagggttagaatttgGACCAACATTAGGGCTACGAGTAAAGTGAgcgttgggtttaggttttgggttgagattagggttagggttaggattaaagCCAGGTTTAAAGTTGAAGAAAATTCTAGtaaatttagtagatatttagttaaatgtagtttaaaagtaaatgaagcatctacaaagcatcttaAGTGGACTATCGACATAAAGTGCTACCTGATTACGTATTCATGTATAGATTACTTACACTATGCTAGCTCCTCTATTATCTGTTAGCTACATAATACATAATTGCTATTTTGCCAAACTACTGCTTTAAAAGCCCAGAGCAGAGGATTTGTGGTTATAAGCAATACATCAAAGTGTTTGTGCTGCAACTGTGAAAATGTTTACCATCTTTTCAGAAATTAAATTAGGATGCTGAGATTAGATGCAATAAAACCAAACCATTTAATGGCAAAGAGAGACAGTGGGCATCCTTCCAATACCTATTTGGGCTTTCTGAACAGGCAGTGGGcaataaaaacatcacactGGAGCAGCTACTGTTTAAAATGGGAATTTGGATTGTATTTCCTTTATAAACTTCCCAGGGGGACAAAATCCTCATTTCGAGTCATTGGCTGACTCAAAAACCTGTTCACTTGTCAAACAAGCATGCCATTCACCTGCTCACACAACAGAGTTGAAATGTAACAGAGCAACACAGGAAGGACTGGTTCAGCTGGTACTGCCTCTGGGGAGAAATGGGGGAGCAGCCTTGCACAATTCACCTATTCAAAGTTGCCATATGGAAAGAGTTTCATATAAATAGCTATTAAACCAAACCCGAACAGGCCTGGATTACAATAGTTAATGGATGAAATACAGGGTCGAAGATCTTGAATTCTGCATTGAAAAGCAAAGAGAATGTTTTATCTGTTGGGCAAAATAGAGAGCAAGACAAAGCCAGATACAGAAAAGAAGCAAACAGCATGCCTGGAAAAAATCTAACATTTTTTTGACACAGCCTAAACTATATTTATTCAAAGTACACTTTAACTGAAACTACAGGGCATTACTTGGTGAGAAACAGTATTAATAAGCTGAGTAtcagctagaaaaaaaaaaaacaacaacacaatttctcctttcaaattaaaatgaatacaatttATTGCACCGTTTCtcagtttaaaatattggggggggggcatgAATAGCtcttgcacaggtcacattttattttttattatttctttaatatgttaaattcagcaaaaaatcaggaagtgtgcattaaaatgtgcaacgCTTGCTCTCAGGAGAAGCGCATGAACCTACAgtatttcacttagaaaatcaacaacatatgtaatttgaccaggggtgcccaaacttttgcatacaactgtatacacacactggtttacattttttatatatatatatatatatatataaaaataaaagaaagacagttatgtgtttttctgtattGAACACTTCAATAGCAGTGTTATTGTTTCCTGTGTACTTGCACATTGAATAGGTTTTGGCTTGCTTAAAGGCttaattaatattttgaatgcaATGGCATTTCATCATTTGAGCGTTTGACTGCTAAAGAacgcattttttttttctgcgcGGTTATAGTCATAGACTAAAATTTGAACATCGTTTGAAAAACTATGTTTTATTGAAGTGTGTTTCCTGTACAGGGCgttttattttcacttgaaaaatcaacaaaatgttatttcacCAGAGGTACCAACATTTGAACAATGTAGTATTTTAATTACACTCCTGGTGGCTGTAAAATAACACAACCTGAAGTGTATAGAaactcacagtgagagtttgTCAGGCTAAACTACAACctccacatatatatatatatatgcactgcAGAACTATTCAGCTATTGAAGCATATACATTGGACTGATTTTAATCAAACTCTAATGTTGTTGAATTGTGCACTGTGCAATAGTATTATCTAGGAAAATATACTGGAAGTATCGGATTGAGACTCGATATCGGAAGATGGTCAATATTAAATGACTCAGATCGGGGGCAGAAAAACTTGATCGGGACATCCCAGTTACAATTAAGCTTCCCTATTTCCCTATTGAATTCATTGTGTTTGCATCAACGTACCAACATACGTTTAAGAGAATATTAATTATGTAGTTGCAACATTTGTACTTTTGTGCCACATTCGGCTGATTTTTCATAAATAGTAGacaaagtttacattttaattagtaGGATGTGTAGGTTGCTTGTCTTAATAAATACTCTCAAAACTGcctcaaaagaaaagaaaaatatctgAGCGTCAATCATCACACAGCTTGTATGTACACAAAATGTACATAGTTCAGTAGATCATTTGGAGCTCTATGTGGTACAGCAACTTAAATGATAAAGTTTTAGATTTTAGAGTTTTGTGGTATTATTTTTACCCTAATTCTCATCATGCAATGTGTTCaacatgtctgtttttttttgtcaagaAAGAGTTTAATTCATCAAATTAAATTAAGGATGTGAACCAAAACAGAGgtaagagaaaaaaatggcTAACATAACGTGATGCAGTGATGAGCAAAACACtatatttttgttaatgtgttaataattcattttaaagcatataGTCTAACAGTATTATACAGAttataaaaaatggaaaaatatattatttacatttttatcttAAAGTCTTACTGAGCTATAGTCACGCAAATCTGGTCAGTTAAATAGGAAAATGCTACTAAAACCAATTACATTGTTcaagtttacttttaatgattCAAGCAAGCAACAAATGTTTGTtcaataaagagaaaaatgtttggttatttaaatttttttcaagttccagtatttatcattt encodes:
- the them6 gene encoding protein THEM6, producing the protein MEDMLLLVLAVLLVLFCSVDVWYYLRILSLLVRAWWLSPVFDVTGEQTLGGRVLLNDIDLCHMNNARYLRECDFARISLYARNGVLKTMRALGATAVVAATTIRYRRPVCIGEAFELRSRIVTWDEKAFYLEQRFVSCKDGMVAAIMFCKQSVLRSSPDKILQHLCQRKVEVPEFPEELQHWINFMSASSQALKAESGVDEKKSE